GAAACCGACTATTTTCTCCGGCGTTCAACCGACCGGCACGCCAACACTCGGCAATTTTATCGGCGCAATGAAAGGATTCGTTGAGCTACAACACGATTACGATGCCACGTATTGTGTGGTCAATCAACATGCATTAACGGTCCCTAAAGACCCTGAACGTTTAAAACAACAAACCTTACAAATGGCAGCTTTATATTTGGCGTTAGGAATCGATCCTAATGTCGCTACTATTTTTGTGCAATCAGATATCCCAGCCCACTCCCAAGCAGCTTGGCTCGTCCTTTGCCAAACCGGTTTAGGAGAATTAGAACGGATGACACAATTCAAAGACAAAGCTGCCAAACAAGAAAGTGTTGGTGCCGGTTTATTATGTTATCCCCCATTAATGGTAGCAGACATTGTTTTACACGATACACAATTTGTCCCTGTCGGTGATGACCAACGCCAACATATCGAGTTAACTCGTAACTTTGTTGACCGATTCAATGCGCGTTATGGTGATAATATCCTTGTAAAACCTGAAGCGATTTTCCCTAAAGCAGGCGGTCGTGTTAAAAGTTTGCAAAATCCATTAGCAAAAATGAGTAAGTCTGACACCAACGAGAAAAGTTATATTTTACTGTTAGATGACCCTAAAGTCATTACGAAAAAAATTAAAGGCGCTGTCACTGATTCATTGGGCATTGTGCAATATGACGTAGAAAACCAACCAGGTGTGGCTAATTTGCTACATATTTTCTCAAGTTTAAGCGGTCGTTCTATTGACGACTTAGTGAGTGATTACGGTAGCACGGGCTACGGTCGCTTTAAAACAGATTTAGCTGAACTGATTACCGATACCTTGGCTCCGATTCAAGCACGCTACGAAAAATTATTAGTCAGCGATGACTTACATGATATCTTAGCTGCCGGTGCAAAAAAAGCGAGTGTTAGAGCCAATGCAACGCTAGCTCGTATGGAAAAAGCAATCGGTGTCGGATACTAGAAAATATTGACGGAGAAAAGCTAATGAAATACGTCATTTTTGCATACGCTATTCTATTAATAAGTTCAACTTTTTGGGGTTATAAAAAAGACTTTGGAATATCTATTACGTCGTTGCTAATAAGTGCATTGTTATTTATTTCGTCACTGTTAAATTTAATCGTCATAAACAACTTTTTGAGATTAGTAATAACTATTCTGTTACTCGCCATTTCAATTAGCTTTTTCAATGATAGAAAGCAAAGTGGAAACAAAATTAATTATAGTCACCATTGTATCCGATTCGTTTTCCATTTATTACTGATTTATTCTTTATTTCTATAATCATAATGGCGATGTGAAGCTGGATGAAAATCTATCAAAATGCCCCTTGTACTCAATTAGGTACAAGGGGCTGCTTTTGCTTACTCGCTCTTATTGTATTATTTCGACTCCATGACGTCCACTTCAATAATCGCTTTTGTGCGTTGCACGCACGTCGTTGACTCCCTTCAGTGGTTCGTCTCGCTATGTTTTAGTCTCGAGGTAATAAGGCTTTACGAGATAAGTTAATTCTGCCTTTATCATCAATTTCAATGACTTTAACGGTTACTTTATCGCCTAATTTAATGACATCTTCAACATTGTTCACACGACGGTGTTCCAATTCTGAGATGTGAACTAAACCTTCTTTACCAGGTAATACTTCTACAAAGGCACCAAATTTTTCAATACGCTTAACCGTACCTTCGTATGATTCTCCAACTTCAACTTCTTTAACTAACAACTCAATCATTTCGATTGCTTTCTTAATCATATCTGCATCTGAAGAAGCCACACTAACAGCACCAGATTGGTCAATATCAATTTTAACGCCAGTTGCATCAATAATTGAATTAATCGTTTCACCACCACGACCGATAACCACTTTAATTTTTTCAGGGTCAATCGTAATTAATTCAATCTTCGGTGCATACGGACTTAATTCTGCACGCGGTTCAGCAATTGTACTTGTTAATTCTGCTAGAATCTCAATACGTGCTTTTTGCGCTTGTTCGAGTGCTTCAACTAAGATTGCTTCTGTAATACCTTGAATTTTAATATCCATTTGTAAAGCAGTAATACCATCTTTTGTTCCGGCAACTTTAAAGTCCATATCACCTAAGTGATCTTCTAGACCTTGAATATCCGTTAAGACAGTATAATCTTCGCCTTCCATTACTAATCCCATTGCAATACCAGCTACTGGCGCTTTAATCGGCACACCAGCGTCCATTAAAGCCAATGTTCCCGCACAAATACTTGCTTGAGAGGATGAACCATTTGATTCTAATACTTCTGAAACTAAACGAATCATATATGGGAAATCTTCCACTGATGGAATGACTTGTTTTAAGGCACGTTCACCTAAAGCGCCATGTCCAATTTCACGACGGCCTGGACTACCAACACGACCTGTTTCGCCGACTGAGAAATTCGGGAAATTATAGTGGTGAATGAAGCGTTTCATCTCTTCTGCACCTAAACCGTCGATAATTTGGTGTTCGCCTAATGGCGCTAACGTTGCAGCAGTTAATGCTTGTGTTTGTCCCCGGGTAAATAAACCAGAACCGTGTACACGTGGTAATAAGGCTACTGATGAACTCAATGGGCGAATTTCATCAATTTTACGTCCGTCAGGTCGAACACGTTCTTTGGTAATTAAACGACGTACTTCATCTTTTTCTAAATCATGTAAAGCAGCATTTACATCTTTTAATAATTGTTCTTTTTCTGGATGGTCGCCTAAAACATCATCAAAATGCACTAACGCTTCTTCAATCACTGCTTCCATTGCAGCTTCACGCGCTTTTTTCTCTTCTGTTTGAATGGCTGCGACCATTTTTTCTTTATATAATGTTTTTACTTGTTGTTCTACTTCTGGGTCTAACATTGCTAGTGTCAATTCGAATTTTGGTTTGCCAATAGCAGCGACGACTTCATTTTGGAAAGCTACTAATTCTTTAATAGCTTCATGTCCAAATAATAACGCTGCTAGCATATCCGCTTCGCTAACTTCTTTAGCACTACTTTCTACCATGTTAATCGCAGTCGCTGTACCCGCTACTGTTAATTCAATATCCGATGCTTCTGCTTGTTCAACCGTTGGATTTATCATTAATTCTCCGTTGACACGTCCCACATTGACACCTGCGATTGGTCCATCAAATGGAATATCCGAAACAGCTAATGCTAATGATGAACCTAACATTGCTGCCATTTCAGGTGTGCAATCTTGTTCAACAGATAATACGGTATTAGTGACTTGAATTTCGTTACGAACCCCTTCCGGGAACATTGGACGTAGCGGACGGTCGATTAAACGACTAGTTAATGTTGCTGTTTCAGACGGACGTCCTTCGCGCTTAATGAAACCTCCCGGCACTTTTCCAACTGCGTACATTTTTTCTACATAATGTACGGTCAATGGGAAGAAATCTCCTGTTGTAGGACGTTTTGAAGCAACAGCTGCTGATAAAACAACCGTATCCCCATAACGTACTAAAACTGCACCGTTTGCCTGTTTGGCTAATTCGCCGATTTCAACTGATAATGGGCGACCACCTAATGTCGTTCTAAAAATATGTTTTTCTGCCATCAATTTTTACTCCTTCTTCTATTTTTACAAAAGGCTCACTCTCAAACTGTTTACATTACTAAACAAATATCAATTCAATCCTAACGACTAAATTCATATTTGCATAGTATGAAAACATTGATTGTCTCCTTTTGCCGATATTAAAAAATTAGGAGCTGAACAATAGCCAGCCCCTAAATCACTTAGATGAATTAACGACGTAGACCTAAGCGTTTGATAAGTTCACGGTAACGTTGAACATCTTTGTCACGTAAGTAAGCTAATAAGTTACGACGGTGACCGATTTTTTTCATAAGTCCACGGTATGAATGAAAATCTTTTTTATGCGTACGGATATGCTCGTTTAATAAGTTGATATCCTCAGTTAAAACAGCGATTTGTACTTCTGGAGAACCAGTATCGCCTTCATGAGTCGCATATTCTTTGATGATTTCATTTTTACGCTCTTTTGATAATGCCATCTTGCTTTCCACCTTTCTTTTGAAATATGCCGACTACTAAGTAAAACGTTGGTGATTCGTAAAACTGAGCAGCGGTCAAAAATTAAGCCCAATGTCGGTATTACACAGCAACAAACGACCACTATCTAATAATGTACACGAAATACACTTATTTTTCAAGGGATTATCATGAAATACTCGAAAAAATATTACGCAATCGATTTTTGATTTTAGTAATCGAACGAGAGTCACTTATAACCATTTATGATAGAAATCCTTGATAATTTTCGCCAATTCAACTGGATTATCAATATTCGCTTCATGCCCAGACTGATTCAGTGTCACTAACTCAGAATTGGGAACCAAGTGACCTAATTCTCTCGAAGCCTTTCGGTTTACAGTATCCTTATCACCATTAATAACCAATACTTTACACTGAATATCCTTTAATCTATCTGTAAAATCTAACTCTTTGATTGAGTTCGCTATATTGATAAAATGCTCTTTAGCAAATCTCATAGACTCAAATTTTTGTTTTGGAATAAACCTAAAGATTATATTTTGAGATGTTGGTCTGCTACCTTATAACTCAATAATTACTAATCTAAAACTAAATCTTATTCAAAAACACTCGATTTCTTCCATTGTTATTTCAAATAAATCGTAGGACAAGCCACTGATAAGAGTTCCTAAGGTACTTTTTGGACACATTCTAGTTTTGCACAAACATTCTCTTTCGTCATCATAAACGTGGTATAGACGAATTAAGCTGATTACTGAACATACAAAGAACACAAAACACATCAGTCTGACCACTGATGTGTTTTCGATTCATGCAAAAGCAAGTAAACCAGTTGCCGCTTAAAGAGTGCACTGAAAAAATAACGAATCAAAATTGTCACTTGTACATGCCAGAGCTATATCCGCTCCGAGAGACACTCTAGGCGCATCACACCAACTTTATTGTTCTCCAGCTAACGTCTCGTACAAGACATGGGCTATGAATGCTGCAAAATGATTCGCACCCTCAGGCGTGTGGTGAACACCTTCACCTTCCCAATAATATTCAGGATGGTCAACCGCATAGGTGTACCAATCAACTTCATGAACATTTTTATATTTTTTGGCAAATTCATGAATAATTTCATTAACTTCCATTTTATGTGGCACATCAGAGTTTGAATTAACAAAGAATATTTCTCGCTTACCAGCAGCAGCAATAAAATCTTCCATACCTTGATGGTCTAACCCAGCATTAGTCCCTAAGTTAACTACTAATATCGGTTTCACGCTACCTTCACTAATCCACTGCTTCAATTTATCGACAGCATCCCAAATTTGCAAGTTTTTAATTCCCCATTGATTACCATTAAGGAATAAGTCCATCGCAACAGGAGCGGATACTAAGACTAATGAATCACCAAAAAATGATACAGGTAATTCAGCCGCATATAATTGTTCACGTACCGGCACTAAGGCTGCTAAGTCCGGGTTCTTCTCAGCAATCCGGTCAAGCACTGCCTGCTGTTCAGCAGCCAACTCTGTTACTTGCGCATCCACTAAATCAACGTGCTCTTTTGATTTTTGATACTCAGCAACATAGTCATGTGCGGGGAGCGGCTCAACAAAATGGCTGGATAATTGCTTATCATAGCTCTGTAATTGATTCAATGTTCGAGCAATATAACGCTCTGTCGGATTAGCTATTTCGTGCATGCTTGGCGAATTTTTTTGCAATTGATATTCTAAATTAAATCGCGCTAATGTCTGGTCATCACGGGAAATAATCATCCCACTCGCCACAACGACTACCATCATCAAAAAGGCAAAAGCAACTCCTTTAGCAGCATGGCTGTGCTTGACCTGTTGAACATCTGCTTGCCAATCAAAACGTTGTCCAAATGGGATTGGATAAATACGCCGTTCAATGATTTGGTACGTCAACTCACTGAGCACAACAATCGATACCATCATCGCAATATTTAATAGGTAAATTTGATTATCTGCCATGAAGCGTCGATACTGCAACCAAAAAACAATGACAGGATAATACCATAAATAATAAGAATACGACCGTTGCCCTAGTAATACGAGCGGTTTAAAAGCAAGCGGTTTACGTATCATTGGCACACCCGTTGCAATGGCGAATAATACAAACATACTTAACACAGAATAAAATGGCAAACCAATATAATAGGTAATCGGCGCTTGGTCTTCGATAACAAATGGTAAATAAACAAACAACAATCCAGATGTTAAGCCGATTAAGGTATATAGCGCCTTTTTATTTTTAACATTATAGGTTGCATTTAATATCGCTGGAATCATGTACGTCGTCATCATACCAAGTGCAAAGGATGAAAAACGCGTCGCTAAACCATAATAGACACGTGATGGGTCAGCATTCGGTTCGTATAAAAACATTAATGTACTGTGACTCAAGAAAGCAACCAGTCCCCATATAATTGCCTTAGCAGTACCTGGCAACTTCAGCCATTTCATCAAGCACGAACCGATAATACCTACAACAAACATTTGTAAATATAAACTGCTGTACCATAGATGCGTAAAAGGTGACGCTTCCGTCATTCTAGCAAAATACGACTTGTCAGCCGCTATCTGATACAAATTATTGTAAAAAAACATTCCTGAAAACAAATCACTGCGTATATGGTACAACGCATCACGATTAAAAATAAACAGTACAACTATAATACTGCCTAACATCCAAAACATTGGAAAAAATAATCGCCCAAGTGTCGAACGAACATATTTTCCTAACGCACGCCAATCTTGCTCTTGGCGATTAAAGGTCACTTGTTCAATTTTTCGTGCAAAAAAGTACCCCGCAATCGCAAAAAATGTATTGACGGTTAAAAAACCACCCGGTACTTGTTTTTGAAACATATGATAAAAAATGACTGCTAAAATTGATAATCCTTTTAGTCCATCATAACTACTGATTCGCTTTTGTCTACTCAAACCTTTCACCCATTTCTATGACGAATTCAACTAAATTCTAATCACATTATACGCTATTCTCCAACATTATTAAAGCTAATAATCGATTGAAACACTCATCTTGAACAAATATTCCTACATTTGTATCAAGGTATTACGTGTTCAATCGATTTTTCTACATCAATATTATCTACTGCCATACGTTGCTTTCAATTCTAAAATAACATCCCGCAATTCAGCAGCTGCCTCAAAATTCATATTTTTAGCGTGTTGTTTCATTTCAAGTGTTAAGCGTTCCAATTCTTCTTCACGTTGTAGACGAGATAATGCTTTAAACGTAACCAGTAGATTTTCTTGACGTTCTTCACTCTCTACATCATGCGTAATACGAATCAAATCACGTACTTCTTTCTTAACTGTCTTCGGCGTAATGCCATGCTCTTTGTTGTACGCCATTTGCACTTGACGACGTCGTTCCGTTTCTTCAATGGCACGCTGCATTGACTGTGTGATATTATCGGCATACATAATGACTCGTCCATGTTCATTACGCGCCGCACGACCGATTGTTTGGACTAATGAGCGCTCACTGCGTAAAAAGCCTTCCTTATCAGCATCAAGTATCACTACTAAAGATACTTCAGGCACATCCAATCCCTCACGTAATAAGTTAATTCCAACTAATACATCGAAAATACCTAATCGCAAATCACGAATAATCTCTGTTCGCTCTAATGTTTTGATATCACTATGCAAATATTTCACCTTGATATCCAATTCTTTTAAATAATCCGTTAAATCTTCCGACATTTTTTTCGTTAAGGTCGTAACGAATACACGTTCACCACGCTCAACTCGAATATTAATTTCTTTTACTAAATCATCAATTTGTCCTTTAATTGGTCGAACTTCAACGATTGGATCGAGTAGACCGGTTGGTCGAATAATTTGTTCAACATATTGATTATCAGTATGTTCTAATTCATACGGTCCCGGTGTTGCTGAGACATAAATAATTTGATTGACACGTTCTTCAAACTCTTCCAAACGTAAAGGACGGTTATCAATGGCACTCGGCAGACGAAAACCATAATCCACCAACATTTGTTTACGTGCCCGGTCACCGTTATACATCCCACGTAATTGCGACATCGTAATATGCGACTCATCAACGACAATTAAATAATCATCCGGGAAGAAGTCGAGTAATGTATACGGCGCTTCTCCTGGTAACCGTCCATCCATATGGCGCGAATAATTTTCAATACCGCTACAATATCCCATTTCTAGTAACATCTCGATATCGTAATTGGTTCGTTGCTCCAAGCGTTGTGCTTCTAACAACTTGTTTTCACGTCGTAATTCTTCTAAACGTTCCTCTAATTCTTGACGAATACTGTCGACTGCTCGTGTCACTTGCTCTTCATTGGCCACAAAATGCGTCGCTGGATAAATCGGGTAATGGTCCATATCCCGACGAATTTCACCCGTTAATACATCCACTTCACGGATGCGCTCAATTTCATCACCAAAAAACTCTACGCGAATGACTTCTGAATCTCGTGAAGCCATAAATATTTCGATGACATCCCCACGAACACGGAAAGTTCCCCGTTGAAAATCAATATCATTGCGGACAAATTGCATTTCTACTAGTCGATTCAACACCGCATTGCGACTAACTTCTTGACCTTTGCGCAATGACAAGACATGTTCACGATAATTTTCTGGGTCGACCAATCCATAAATACAAGACACTGATGCCACCACAATCACATCGCGCCGCTCTAATAAGGCAGAAGACGCAGAATGCCGTAATTTATCAATTTCATCATTGACACTCGATTCTTTTTCAATATACGTATCTGATGCTGGTACATATGCTTCCGGTTGATAATAATCATAGTAGGAAACAAAATATTCAACCGAATTTTCAGGGAAAAATTCGAGTAACTCACTGTATAATTGTCCTGCCAATGTCTTATTATGTGCGAGTACCAGCGTCGGTTTATTCACTTCTTGAATCACATTCGCGATTGTAAATGTTTTACCTGTTCCGGTTGCACCGAGTAATACTTGTTCTTTAGTTTGGTTGTTCAATCCCGTTACCAATGCTTGAATCGCTGTCGGCTGGTCGCCACTCGGTTGATAATGGGATTTTATATTAAATTGTTGCTGATTCATATGTATGCCTCCTATTTGGGTTCGCTTGGCTTGGCTTGGCTTGACGTCCACTTCAAAAAATTCCTCTGTGCGCTTTGCGCACAACGTCACTTTTCTCCAGTGGTTCAAGCCAGAGCAGCCGCGCTCACACGATGGATTTAACTTGACTTTGTACACCTTAATTGTACCTTTTTCAATAAACTACCGCAAATTCTATGAATTTTCTTATTTTTAGTTGCAAGAAAGATTCTTTTTGATGTATAATGATGTTTGTTGACTAAGTCATTTTGACTTACACACCAATAAGATAAGAAAGAGGTGACCGACATGGCAAATAACCCATCAGCAATCAAACGTATTCGTCAAACTGCTACAAAAACTGATCGCAACCGCGCTCACATTTCTGCAATGCGTACAGCAGTTAAAAAATTCCGTTCAGCTGTAGAATCAGGTGAAGGTGATTTACAAGAATTATACAAATTAGCAGCAAAAGAATTAGATAGCGCAGCTACTAAAGGTTTAATCCATAAAAATAAAGCTGCTCGTGATAAGTCACGTTTAGCAAAATTAGTTAAATAATTTATTTTCAAGAGTCGTTTCGACTCTTTTTTTATTGGCTGTATTTAGTATTTTCACAGCCTTAGCCAAAGTCAGTGATGCCAAATACTTCATCAATTTGTATTAAACGCAAAAAATGGATAGACTACCACCAGCATCCAATGTACACTGGCGTAAACTATCCAATTTTTCAGCTTACAAATGCACCGCTTGATTAATGACATCTTTTGCCACTTCTACACACATCGTACGATTAGGATTCACCTCTTGAGAGGCGATTCCATTTTCCGCTAGCGATAAATACAGCCCTGCTTAATTATCAATCAAAGCGGTTTGTTGGTGCAATAATGTTACCATTTGGTTTAATGCTAATTGAGTCGCAGCTTCTATTGCCAGTACTGAGCCAATTATTATTCATTATTGGTCATTTTCTCTAATAGCAATGGTAGTGAGTAATTTTAGTGCGTCCATCATTTTTTCGACAGTGGCATTCAGATAATATGGACGAAAATGTCCACCGGCTTGAACCTGAATTCCCGGGTTTATAACGATTTCATAGGATACAATTAGTTTGTTTTCAAACAAATGTTGATATTTAGACGTTCGTAAGTAAAACATAATTTTTTATCGTTACGTTGTACTCAACACGTAATTTTTTTGATTACTGTGTTTAAGTAGTTACAGATATTGATAAATCAACATTTATTACGATGATTCTATTGATGTGTTCGAGAATTCAAGTTTGAACGACTCTTTTCATTCCGATAAGTCCATTATATTTAAAAAGTGCACAGAAAATCTGTACACTTTAAAATAATATCAATTATTCAGCTGCAGTAGTAGTTTCGACCGCTTCAGTTGTTTCAGCAGATTCAGTCGCATTTTCCGCTTCTTTGGTACCTGTTGGGTCAGAAACAACCAGTGAACCATTAACAACAACAGTCGCTGCTGGTAAATCATTCCATTCACGCAATTCTTCAACAGTCACCTTATATTGTTCAGCAATTTTTTCTAAGGTCTCACCATTTTTCACTTCATGAATCTTAGCTTTAGGGTCGCTAACATATAACTCTTTATCAACTTCTAATTTTGAATCCTTTAATTCATTCCATTCAGTTAATTTTTCCGGTGTTGTTTTATATTGTTCCGCTAATGACTCTAATGTATCTTCCGCCGTCACTTTATGTTTCTTCGCTTCATAACCAGATTGCTTGATAATTAATTCATCGCCCTCTTTAATGACAGAATCATCTGTTAGATTATTCCAGACTTTTACATTATGCACTGTCACACCATATTTATTGGCAATACGCCATAAATTGTCGCCTGCTACCACTTTATGACGTGCTTTAATGCCGGCTTCTTTATCTTTTTCAGCTGTTGGTGCGATTGAATTACTATCACTTGAGTCATTGTTCTCTGATTCATTCGTATTTGCATCATTTGAACTTGTCTCAGCTGATGACGCTGTACCGGAACCACCTTTGACAGCTAACACATCACCAATTTGTAAGAATGTACTTGACAAGCCATTCATTGCCATTAATTCATCCACTGTCATGCCATGAGCAGCTGCAATTGTAGATAAATTATCACCAGATTTAACTGTATAAGTTGCGCCAGTTGGTGTGACCGCTGGTGTCGCTGACGGTGTGTAGGCTGGTGTTTGTGAGTATCCGCCTACTGACAATACGTCACCAACATTCAACCAATCACTGGTTAAGCCATTCCATGCTAATAAATCAGATACAGACACGCCATAAGCTAAAGCAATGCCTGATAAAGTATCACCCGGTGCAACAGTATGATATCCAGATGTTGTAGTCGGAGTCGTTGATGGGTAGTAATCTGTTGCCGAAGCAGCGCCATATACAGCTAAGACATCACCAACATTTAACCAATCGCTTGATAAACCATTCCATGCCATCAAACTACCGACAGTCGTTCCATAACGTTGCGCAATCGTGTATAGCGTGTCTCCAGGTGCTACCACATGCGTGCCCGCATTAGTCACAGGAGCTGCTGCATCAGAAGTAGTTGTTGTGCTAGATGTACTAGTAGCAGCTGAACCAGCAGCACTCGCACTTACTGCTAAGACATCCCCTACATTAATCCAATCACTAGTTAAACCGTTCCACGCACGTAATTCTTCCACACTTACCCCGTATTTATTCGCAATTGCTAATAAATATTCGCCACTTTGAACTGTATGTGTGCCGGTTTCTTCTTGAGCCGCCACAGTATAAGTTAGTATATTCGCTGAAGCTAATGCCACCATAGACAATGACATTAATTTTTTATAAATTTTCATTTGTTTCTCCTCCAATTATCGTTGCTATTTATTCATTAATTGTTCCTTACTCATGCATTTTGACACAAGCAATAAATTCAATTCTACACTTAAATTATACCATTTTCTGGATAGTCACTCCACCTATACACTCAAATGTCACGACATCGTAATGTGAACCTTTTCTTACACCTCACTCTGTCATCATATTGTCAAAATATTGGTATTGACGAACTTCTGCGATTTTCACTATTCATGCGCTTAAAAATACGGTATAATATAAACACAAATTACTGAAAGAGAAGTGAAAATATGGGCCGTAAATGGATGAACATTAAAGAAAAGAAAGCCAATAAAGATCAAAACACCTCCAAAATTTATGCAAAATTTGGAATCGAGATTTATGCTGCAGCAAAACAAGGAGAACCAGACCCAGAATTAAACCAAAAATTACGTTTTGTTATTGAACGAGCAAAAACATATAATGTGCCTCGTCACGTTATCGACAAAGCCATCGACAAAGCTAAAGGTGGCGACGACGAAAACTTCCAAGAATTACGGTATGAAGGATTTGGACCAAATGGTTCAATGATTATCGTTGACGCGTTAACTAACAACGTGAACCGTACTGCAAGTAATGTCCGTGCCGCATATGGTAAAAACGGCGGTAATATGGGGGTTAGTGGTTCTGTTAACTACTTATTTGACCCAACAGCTGTCTTTGTAATGAGTAATCAAGACGCTGATGAAGTAATGATGGGCTTATTAGAAGCCGATGTTGATGTACGCGAAGTATTTGCTGAAGACGAC
The genomic region above belongs to Aerococcaceae bacterium zg-1292 and contains:
- a CDS encoding 30S ribosomal protein S20; the protein is MANNPSAIKRIRQTATKTDRNRAHISAMRTAVKKFRSAVESGEGDLQELYKLAAKELDSAATKGLIHKNKAARDKSRLAKLVK
- the pnp gene encoding polyribonucleotide nucleotidyltransferase; translated protein: MAEKHIFRTTLGGRPLSVEIGELAKQANGAVLVRYGDTVVLSAAVASKRPTTGDFFPLTVHYVEKMYAVGKVPGGFIKREGRPSETATLTSRLIDRPLRPMFPEGVRNEIQVTNTVLSVEQDCTPEMAAMLGSSLALAVSDIPFDGPIAGVNVGRVNGELMINPTVEQAEASDIELTVAGTATAINMVESSAKEVSEADMLAALLFGHEAIKELVAFQNEVVAAIGKPKFELTLAMLDPEVEQQVKTLYKEKMVAAIQTEEKKAREAAMEAVIEEALVHFDDVLGDHPEKEQLLKDVNAALHDLEKDEVRRLITKERVRPDGRKIDEIRPLSSSVALLPRVHGSGLFTRGQTQALTAATLAPLGEHQIIDGLGAEEMKRFIHHYNFPNFSVGETGRVGSPGRREIGHGALGERALKQVIPSVEDFPYMIRLVSEVLESNGSSSQASICAGTLALMDAGVPIKAPVAGIAMGLVMEGEDYTVLTDIQGLEDHLGDMDFKVAGTKDGITALQMDIKIQGITEAILVEALEQAQKARIEILAELTSTIAEPRAELSPYAPKIELITIDPEKIKVVIGRGGETINSIIDATGVKIDIDQSGAVSVASSDADMIKKAIEMIELLVKEVEVGESYEGTVKRIEKFGAFVEVLPGKEGLVHISELEHRRVNNVEDVIKLGDKVTVKVIEIDDKGRINLSRKALLPRD
- the uvrB gene encoding excinuclease ABC subunit UvrB — encoded protein: MNQQQFNIKSHYQPSGDQPTAIQALVTGLNNQTKEQVLLGATGTGKTFTIANVIQEVNKPTLVLAHNKTLAGQLYSELLEFFPENSVEYFVSYYDYYQPEAYVPASDTYIEKESSVNDEIDKLRHSASSALLERRDVIVVASVSCIYGLVDPENYREHVLSLRKGQEVSRNAVLNRLVEMQFVRNDIDFQRGTFRVRGDVIEIFMASRDSEVIRVEFFGDEIERIREVDVLTGEIRRDMDHYPIYPATHFVANEEQVTRAVDSIRQELEERLEELRRENKLLEAQRLEQRTNYDIEMLLEMGYCSGIENYSRHMDGRLPGEAPYTLLDFFPDDYLIVVDESHITMSQLRGMYNGDRARKQMLVDYGFRLPSAIDNRPLRLEEFEERVNQIIYVSATPGPYELEHTDNQYVEQIIRPTGLLDPIVEVRPIKGQIDDLVKEINIRVERGERVFVTTLTKKMSEDLTDYLKELDIKVKYLHSDIKTLERTEIIRDLRLGIFDVLVGINLLREGLDVPEVSLVVILDADKEGFLRSERSLVQTIGRAARNEHGRVIMYADNITQSMQRAIEETERRRQVQMAYNKEHGITPKTVKKEVRDLIRITHDVESEERQENLLVTFKALSRLQREEELERLTLEMKQHAKNMNFEAAAELRDVILELKATYGSR
- the rpsO gene encoding 30S ribosomal protein S15, whose translation is MALSKERKNEIIKEYATHEGDTGSPEVQIAVLTEDINLLNEHIRTHKKDFHSYRGLMKKIGHRRNLLAYLRDKDVQRYRELIKRLGLRR
- the trpS gene encoding tryptophan--tRNA ligase; its protein translation is MKPTIFSGVQPTGTPTLGNFIGAMKGFVELQHDYDATYCVVNQHALTVPKDPERLKQQTLQMAALYLALGIDPNVATIFVQSDIPAHSQAAWLVLCQTGLGELERMTQFKDKAAKQESVGAGLLCYPPLMVADIVLHDTQFVPVGDDQRQHIELTRNFVDRFNARYGDNILVKPEAIFPKAGGRVKSLQNPLAKMSKSDTNEKSYILLLDDPKVITKKIKGAVTDSLGIVQYDVENQPGVANLLHIFSSLSGRSIDDLVSDYGSTGYGRFKTDLAELITDTLAPIQARYEKLLVSDDLHDILAAGAKKASVRANATLARMEKAIGVGY
- a CDS encoding acyltransferase → MSRQKRISSYDGLKGLSILAVIFYHMFQKQVPGGFLTVNTFFAIAGYFFARKIEQVTFNRQEQDWRALGKYVRSTLGRLFFPMFWMLGSIIVVLFIFNRDALYHIRSDLFSGMFFYNNLYQIAADKSYFARMTEASPFTHLWYSSLYLQMFVVGIIGSCLMKWLKLPGTAKAIIWGLVAFLSHSTLMFLYEPNADPSRVYYGLATRFSSFALGMMTTYMIPAILNATYNVKNKKALYTLIGLTSGLLFVYLPFVIEDQAPITYYIGLPFYSVLSMFVLFAIATGVPMIRKPLAFKPLVLLGQRSYSYYLWYYPVIVFWLQYRRFMADNQIYLLNIAMMVSIVVLSELTYQIIERRIYPIPFGQRFDWQADVQQVKHSHAAKGVAFAFLMMVVVVASGMIISRDDQTLARFNLEYQLQKNSPSMHEIANPTERYIARTLNQLQSYDKQLSSHFVEPLPAHDYVAEYQKSKEHVDLVDAQVTELAAEQQAVLDRIAEKNPDLAALVPVREQLYAAELPVSFFGDSLVLVSAPVAMDLFLNGNQWGIKNLQIWDAVDKLKQWISEGSVKPILVVNLGTNAGLDHQGMEDFIAAAGKREIFFVNSNSDVPHKMEVNEIIHEFAKKYKNVHEVDWYTYAVDHPEYYWEGEGVHHTPEGANHFAAFIAHVLYETLAGEQ